Proteins from one Streptomyces sp. NBC_00289 genomic window:
- a CDS encoding type B 50S ribosomal protein L31, with the protein MRPGIHPGSRPVVFRDRAADATFLTRSTVESTRSIEWEDGKTYPLVDVEISSASHPFYTGRTRVVDTAGRVERFERRYGRQPAARR; encoded by the coding sequence ATGAGGCCTGGCATTCATCCCGGTTCCCGGCCGGTCGTCTTCCGCGACCGCGCCGCGGACGCCACGTTCCTGACCCGCTCCACGGTGGAGTCGACCCGGTCGATCGAGTGGGAGGACGGCAAGACCTACCCCCTGGTCGACGTCGAGATCTCGTCGGCGAGTCATCCGTTCTACACCGGAAGGACGCGGGTCGTGGACACCGCGGGCCGGGTGGAGCGCTTCGAGCGCCGCTACGGCCGTCAGCCGGCGGCCCGGCGCTGA
- the ykgO gene encoding type B 50S ribosomal protein L36 produces MKVRKSLRALKSKPGAQVVRRRGVVFVVNKKNPRFKARQG; encoded by the coding sequence GTGAAGGTGCGCAAGTCGCTGCGTGCGCTGAAGTCCAAACCAGGGGCCCAGGTGGTCCGTCGACGGGGAGTCGTCTTCGTCGTCAACAAGAAGAACCCGCGCTTCAAGGCCCGCCAGGGCTGA
- the nadE gene encoding ammonia-dependent NAD(+) synthetase encodes MAKLREQILAELGVKATMVPKVEVRQRIDFLKDYLRSTPAKGFVLGISGGQDSTLTGRLCQLAVEELRAEGHAATFVAVRLPYGVQADEEDAQIALRFIRPDRSVAVNVKPSADAVADEAALGLRELLGDEPRLRDFVRGNIKARERMVIQYAIAGQLSLLVVGTDHAAEAVTGFFTKYGDGGVDITPLTGLTKRQGAALLQELGAPPSVWKKVPTADLEDDRPALPDEVALGLTYSQIDDYLEGADVTPDLAAKVESVYLATRHKRTVPVTPLDDWWRG; translated from the coding sequence ATGGCGAAGCTACGTGAGCAGATTCTTGCCGAACTCGGCGTCAAGGCGACCATGGTGCCCAAGGTCGAGGTCCGGCAACGGATCGACTTCCTCAAGGACTACCTGCGGTCGACTCCGGCCAAGGGATTCGTCCTCGGCATCAGTGGCGGCCAGGACAGCACGCTGACCGGCAGGCTGTGCCAGCTCGCCGTTGAGGAGCTGCGTGCCGAGGGGCACGCGGCGACCTTCGTCGCGGTGCGACTGCCCTACGGTGTGCAGGCCGACGAGGAGGACGCGCAGATCGCGCTCCGGTTCATCCGGCCCGACCGTTCCGTCGCGGTGAACGTCAAGCCGAGCGCGGACGCCGTCGCCGACGAGGCGGCGCTCGGCCTGCGCGAGCTGCTGGGCGACGAGCCCAGGCTGCGGGACTTCGTGCGCGGCAACATCAAGGCCCGCGAACGCATGGTGATCCAGTATGCGATCGCCGGGCAGCTGAGCCTGCTCGTCGTGGGTACCGATCACGCGGCCGAGGCGGTGACCGGCTTCTTCACCAAGTATGGCGACGGCGGTGTCGACATCACCCCGCTGACCGGGCTGACCAAGCGCCAGGGCGCTGCCCTCCTCCAGGAGTTGGGCGCGCCGCCGAGCGTCTGGAAGAAGGTGCCGACCGCCGACCTCGAGGACGACCGGCCCGCGCTGCCCGACGAAGTGGCACTGGGGCTGACGTACTCCCAGATCGACGACTACCTCGAAGGCGCCGACGTCACGCCGGACCTGGCGGCGAAGGTGGAGTCGGTCTATCTCGCGACCCGGCACAAGCGGACCGTTCCGGTCACCCCGCTCGACGACTGGTGGCGGGGCTGA